The Chitinophaga caeni genome segment CATTGGTTACCTATCCAAATCCCTCCCTGGTGCACCGTTTCAAAATGATGGTCGAAGAAAAAAGGTAAACGGTATGCCGGGATGACAACTTTCGCGATCTCTCCAGCTGCCACTTGGTATTTGGGTAATGCACCCACTACATCTGCCAAGCCGCCAACCTTGGCTACCGGGTAGCATTCTGCGCTAATATGTAATATTTCCATGCTATTTAATGCTGCTCTAATTTCTATTATAAGTTACAGGAGAAAAATTATATATCAAAAACAAGTTTTTATAAACGGGACAGAATCGATATATTTTTATTAACATTGATCATCAATACAATATAGAAATATGGATTTTGGAAGAGTCAAGCCGGAACAATTAGCTGAAATTGACTTTAAATTACCTTCGGAACCCATTTTTAATGCCGGCGCCTTAAAAGGTCACCCGGTAGCGCAACCCAAAATTTGGATCGGCGCTTCAAACTGGGGTAGCAAGGAATGGGTAGGTCCCGTATACCCAAGGGGAACGAAGGAAGCCGATTATATGGAACAATTTACTAAGCAATTCGGCTGTTTCGAGTTAAACGCGACGCATTACAAGATCTACGATCATGCTACCATCCGCAAATGGGCGGCCAGGGCCGCGGGCACTTCTTTTCAATTCTGCCCGAAGCTACCCCAAACTATCAGCCACTTTAGCCAGCTGCGCCAAACGCGCGATTTAACCAATGCTTTTATAGATAGCATAGCGGCCTTCGAAGAGCATCTTGGCCCCGTCTTCATGCAGCTCAGCGAACGGTTTTCTCCCGGTAGGATGGATGAATTATTACAGTACCTCGAAAATTTCCCGAAAATTGTCCCGTTTTACCTGGAATTAAGGCACCCGGGATGGTTCGAGCAATTACAAACATGGGAACAGCTCATTTCCGAATTAAAGAAAATGGAAGTCGGCTTGGTCATCACGGATACCGCCGGGAGACGGGATTGTGCCCATATGCATCTCACGACACCCCGGACATTTGTCCGGTTCGTCGGAAATAATGGTCACCCAACTGATTACGAGCGTACGGAAGATTGGACTAACCGCATCAGGTATTGGATTTCGAAAGGTCTTGAATCCGTCCACCTGTTTATGCATATGCACGATAACCAGCAGATCCCGCAAATTGCCCGGCATATCGGAATGGCCTTAGAAAGACAATGCGGCATCCCCGTTATAAAACCAACTATAAAAGATGAGCCGAGGCAATTAAGTTTGTTATAAATCATCCTTAGGACACTACATTGAATGATATCCATAAAATTGTTATATTATTTATCATGATGGGGAAATAGGTAGCGAATCCAGGCGAGCTTTTGAAAAATTTCAAAATCATGGCCGCCATTCATTTTAAGCTGGAAACCCTCGCCTTAAAATATTAATTTCGCCTCCTAATAATCCATGCAAGATATGTTGAAGCGCGAATCATTAGAACAATTAAGCAGCCAGTTAACAGGCACATTATATACGGATGAAACCATGCGTATATTGTATGCCACGGATGCCTCTGCGTACCGCGAAATGCCTTTGGCAGTGGCTATTCCAGCCAATGAAGAAGACATCCGGAAACTGGTCCTCTTTGCAAGGGAGCATAAAACGGCCCTTATACCTAGAACTGCCGGCACCTCCCTTGCCGGGCAGGTTGTTGGGAAAGGTATCGTGGTAGATGTTTCACGGACTTTCACGAAAATATTAGAGCTGAATAAAGAAGAATCTTGGGTAAGGGTGCAACCCGGCGTGATCCGCGATGAACTCAACATGTTCCTCAAACCGCATGGACTATTCTTCGGTCCCGAAACTTCTACGGCCAACCGGGCGATGATAGGCGGGATGGTGGGCAACAATTCCTGCGGTTCTAACTCCGTGGTATACGGCAGCACCAGGGATCATCTCATTTCTGTAAAAGGTATACTCAGCGATGGTAGCGATATCGAGTTTAAGACATTGGATATCGAAAGTTTCCATGCTAAGTGCGAAGGGGATGAAGAGCTTTTGGAAACAAAGATATACCGGCAAATCCGTCATATACTTAGTAATACGCATAACCAGGAAAATATCCGGAAAGAATTTCCCAAGAAAAGTATCAAGCGTAGAAATACAGGTTATGCGATCGATTTATTACTGGATACCGCGCCGTTTACCGCCGGTTGCAAGGATTTCAACTTTTGTGAACTAATTGCCGGATCGGAAGGAACCCTCCTGTTTATCACGGAAATTAAGCTGCATGTTAACCCTGCTCCACCGAAAGAAGCCGGATTAATGTGCATCCACTTCAACACGATCGACGAAGCCTTGAAGGCTAATGTAATTGCCATGCAATACAAACCTAGCGCTAGCGAATTAATCGATCATTACATACTCGAATGCACCAAGGATAACATCGAACAAAGTAAAAACAGGTTTTTCGTACAAGGCGACCCCGGCGCTATTCTCGTTATTGAATTTTGCAGGGACAACCGCGAAGATATCATTGAAGTAGCTTCCAGGATGCAGAAAGCCATACAGGAAGCAGGGTACGGGTATCATTTTCCCATTTTATTCGGGGACGATACCAAGAAGATCTGGACGTTGAGAAAGGCGGGTCTTGGCCTGCTGAGCAATTTACCAGGTGATGAGAAAGCTGTACCGGTTATTGAAGATACCGCGGTAGATGTAGAGGATTTACCGGGTTTTATCGCGGAATTTAACCAAATATTGAAGGGGTACGGCCTGCACGCAGTGCACTATGCCCATGCCGGTAGCGGAGAATTGCATTTACGCCCAATCATTAATTTAAAGACCAAGGAAGGAAACGCTTTATTTAGATCTATTGCGCAAGAGATCGCTAAGCTGGTGAAGAAGTACCACGGGTCATTAAGCGGAGAACACGGAGACGGTCGGCTCAGGGGTGAATTTATCCAACAGATGATCGGTGAAGAGAACTATCAACTCTTACGCCAGCTTAAATACACCTGGGACCCGGCTAATATTTTTAATCCCAACAAGATCGTGGATACCCCTTCCATGAACAGCATGTTGCGTTATGAACCGGGAGCTGTTGCGCCGGATTTAAAAACGGTGTTCCGTTTCCCCAACCAAACCGTATTACAGCATGCGGAACAATGTAACGGTTCGGGCGACTGCCGCAAGACGCAACTCAGCGGCGGAACGATGTGCCCCAGTTACATGGCTACCCGTAATGAAAAAGATACTACCCGTGCCAGGGCAAATATCTTGAGGGAATTCCTGACACATAGTCCCAAGGAAAACAAGTTCGACCATCAAGAAATATACGAGGTATTAGATTTGTGCTTGGCTTGTAAAGGCTGTAAATCGGAATGTCCTTCTAACGTTGATATGGCAAAATTAAAAATGGAGTTCCTGCAACATTACTACGATGCTAACGGGGTACCATTTAGAAATAAACTGATTGCAAATTTTTCCAGTTTATCGGGCTTGTCTGCCACGGCGCCGGGTATCTACAACTGGATGGTTAAAAATAAAGCGACCAGTTCCATCATTAAGAAAATATCCGGCTTTGCCGGGGGGAGATCCTTACCGGGGTTATACAATACCACGCTTAGAAAATGGTACGGCAAGCACGCCAGGCATGCCGGCACGGCGGCAAAGAAAGTGTATATGTTCTGCGACGAATTTACCAATTTCAATGACACTGAAATCGGGATAAAAGCCGTTCAATTATTGGAAAAATTAGGTTACCAAGTATTGATGATCGAACATCCTGAAAGTGCCAGAGCCTTGATGTCGAAAGGGATGTTGAGGAAAGCGAAGCAAATCGCTGAAGAAAATGTTCGTATTTTTTCCGGGATCATCCGTGAAGAAACACCGTTATTGGGCGTAGAACCTTCCGCCATATTAAGCTTCCGCGATGAATATCCCGATCTTGTAGACGCTTCCCTGGGAAAGCAAGCCCATGAATTAGCAAAGCATGTTTACTTAATAGATGAGTTCCTGGCAAACGAATTATCGCAAGGAAGAATCCAGGCTGAGCAATTCACTACCGAAACGAAGCACATCAAATTGCATGGGCATTGCCAGCAGAAAGCCTTGTCCGGCATTGCATACGCACAAAAAATATTAAGCTTACCCAAAAACTATACTGTTGATATTATACCGAGTGGATGCTGCGGTATGGCAGGATCTTTCGGGTATGAAAAAGAACATTTTGACTTATCGATGCAAATCGGGGAAATGGTTTTATTCCCGGCGGTAAGGAATGCCGGTGCCGGTACTATCATCGCGGCGAGTGGCACCAGTTGCAGGCACCAGGTTAAGGATGGCACCGGTATAATCGCGAAACACCCGGTGGAAATATTATTCGACGCATTAGTGGATTAATTTGAATTGAAATATGTGGAGAGCGGCAGGTAAATTGGCATCTTTCCACATATTCCATCCACGCTCCCAGTTCTGAATTTGCAATTGATTGCATTACTTTAATACCGGCAGGGTAAACATTAGCAGTAGAATAAACCCTGTTAATCCCCCTTTTATAATTATCTTCCTTTTATCATGTTGCCCGATCCCTTCCCAGGGTTAATTACCTGTAGCTATTTAACAAAATCGATTCCATTACTGTTATAAAAAGAACTATGTAACAATCAGCATTATATAAAAGCGATTACATGAATTGGAAGTTTCCACTAGCCTGCGTAGCTCTATTAGCCATCAACCAAGGTACTGCTGCCCAAAGCGGCTCTACGAGCTTATCCCGATGTTTGCAGATCGCCCACCGGAATAACTTATCCATCAATCAAGCTCGAAAATCCCTGGATGCCAGGGAATACAGGGTTAAAGCCGAAAATGCAACTTACTTTCCGAAAGTTGATCTATTGGCTGGATACAATTACCTTGGAAAACCATTGGAGATCAACCTGGGACAAGTTAGGGATGGCGTAGTGAATGGCTCCTCTGCCCAAAGTGCTGCCGCCGCAAACGAAGTGTATAAACAGATAACAGGTAATAACCTTCCTGCCGATGTGCAACAAAATATTCAAAACATTTCCAAGAACGTGATCGGTGCCATATATCCCGACTATAACCCCGCCTTGGCCAAACAACAATATTTTACTTCCTCCTTGGTAGTCAGGCAACCCATTTACCTGGGAGGGAAACTGGCCGTTGCCAGGGATGTTGCGAAGGCGGAATATAGTTCCGGTCAAGCGAACATTGACTTTGTCAGCCAAGAATTAGATTACGCGGTAACGGTGCAATATATCAGGATATTGTATTACAATTCCTTGTTAAAATCACAACGCGGGATTCTCGAAATAATGGAGCGGTACGAGCGGATGGCCGCCTCCCTAGTGAAAAATGATATCATACCGCCGTTTCAAAAAAATTGGGCCACGGTTGCAGTTGCACATGCAAAAACCCGTGTCAACAACCAAGACATGGAGCGTAACAATGCCATGATAGAACTAAAACGCCTGCTGCAATTACCGCAAGATTCACTGCTAGATATCCGGGATACGCTGCATTACTTGCAGTACTCACCCGCTCCCCCGCCTGTAACGGACTTCTGGAGAAATTCCGCCACTTATAAACTGGTGGAAACCAAAACAGCCTTGGCATCCTCGGCTGTTAAAGCGAGCAAGTCTTTTCAAATGCCCAATATATTTGCTATCGCGAATGTTCAATTATATCAAAATGATTTACCGATCACCATTCCGCCTTGGTTAGTTGGTGTAGAGTTGCAATGGAACCTATTCAGCGGCTTCGCGAATAGTCGCCGGGTAAAAGCAGCCAAAGAATTGCTGGATGCATCGGAATTAGCCAACGAAGAAACCCGGCAAAAATTAGAAGCGGGCGCCGCAATAGCGAGGAACCAGGTATTGATGTTGCAAAAAGATATCGAAACACTCGCCATAGCATCGGAACAGGCGAAGTTAACGACAAAGCTGGTAGGTGAACGGGTAGACAACCAGATGTCATCCATAAAGGATGTCAACGATGCATTATTAGTCGAAGAAGAAATCGGCAAAGCATACAACGCGGCTGTATTAGGTTACTGGATCGCCCTGGCAACATATTACAATATCCTGGGAACACCCCAACAAATCGTAGCTTTTATACCATGAAACAATTAAAACAATATTGGGCCTTACTGGTGCCGATCGCTATTTTGCTGGTTGCCGTGCTCTACCTGGTCAAAGAACCGGCCGTTGATTCCAGCTTACCCATTGGCATGGTGGATGCTTCTTACGTAGATGTTGCCGCCGAATTTCCCGGAAGGCTAGATAGCCTGCACGTAGCGGAAGGCGATACCGTGAAAAAGGGGCAACTGCTGGGTGTTTTAAGAACCACCGAGATTGACGCGATCCGCAACCAAGCCCTCGCCGCCATCGAAGCAGCCGAAGGCCAGGTAAAATTATTGGAAAAAGGGGCAAGGCCAGAAGTAATACAATCTGCTGGAAAACTATACAAGATAGCGCAAGATCAATACGATCTCGCGCAAAAAACTTATCAAAGAATGGAACGTTTGTATAATGACAGCGTTGTTTCGGGACAAGAAAAAGACATTATCTATTTCAAATATCAAGCGGCCAAAAAAGAGATGGAGATTGCCAAGCTCAACCAGGAGATGTTGGAAAAAGGCGCCCAACCTGAGATGCTACAAACCGCTACAGCCATATTAAAACAAGCACAACAAGGATACGAATTAACCAAGGCTCTCAGCGATAACACGAGGATCTATGCCCCTGCAAACGGTATCATTTCATCCCTAATCATACATGAAGGGGAAATTGTATCGATCGGTTATCCCATGATGACTTTGCAAAAGAACGATTCATATATCATAAGGTTTAATCTTCGGCAAGATATCGGGGGCAAACTTCCATTGGGCACCGCTGCAAAGGTTACTGTGCCGGGCTGCGACCCGGAACTGTTCGATGTAAAAGTAAGCAGTATTGCTCCCAGCCTGACTTTTGCAAACTGGGTTCCTACCAACCAGAAAGGCTCTTTTGAAATGCGCACCTTTACAATTGAATTTAAACCGGCAAATCCCGCTGCCATACAAGGGTTAAGGCCCGGTATGACCGCCGCATTACATTTACCATGATCCGATCCGTACTCAATATTTGCACCCGGGAATGGAAGCGTATCCTTACGCGTCCGGATCATTATATCGTGTTAATATTGATGCCGCCATTGCTTTTCATTTTTTACGCGTTGATTTATCAAAACCAAAAGGCTTACGATCTGCCGGTAGTGATTTGGGATGAAGATCATTCCGCGTTAAGCAGGCAATTGACGTTTATGCTGGAGCAAACGGAAAGCATTCATATCACGGGACAGGTCAATGGCATGGAAGAGTTAAAAACATTGATGCAAAAAGGAAAGATCTCCGGCGCGGTACATTTTCCGGCACGCATGGAACGCGATATTAAAAGCAGGCACCCGGTAACGATCCCCGTATTTACGAATGCCTCGGCGCTCGTGCCAGGAAAATTGATTTATAGCGATGCGTCCACGGTATTGATCACTGCAGCTTCCGGCGTAATTTTGCAAAAATTCCAGAAGCTTGGCATGACGGAAGCCAAGGCCATGGCACTTGTTATGCCTATTCAACTGGATACTTACCGCTTGTATAACCCCGCCTATAATTACCAACAATACCTGGTACCTGGCTTAATTACCGTGGCTTTACAAATGATGATCATCATGGTATCGGTACTCGCGATTAATACCGAATGGAACGAAGGAAGCATGCAAGAATTACACGGTTTATCAAATGGTAGCGCCGGTAATATCATCCTGGGAAAAACCTTGGCGCACTTGGGTATTTCTTGGATTAATTTCATACTCGTGGTTGGCATCCTCTTTCCATACTTTAACTTGAGCAGAAGCGGACATCATTTAGAATTATTTATCCTCTTCAACTTCCTCTCCTTAGCTTGTACCGGGATCGGTTTCATGATCTCCGTTTTAGCACAAGACACGATGCTGGCAGCCGACGTGGGCTTGTTTTACACATCGCCGGCATTCGTATTCAGCGGGTTTACATTCCCCCGTTGGGCAATGCCTTGGTACGATCAATATTATGCGCAACTCATGCCTTATACCTCCTTCCTTGATGGCTTCTTCCAAGTATATTTCATGGGCTTGCCTTTGAGCTATGCCGGCATATATATGCTGAAAATGTCGTTATTCATCGGGTTCACATACTTTATCGCGGTTTTCTTCTTACAACAACGATTCAAAAAGCAACTGGCATATGCAGCATCTTGAACATCATCATACTAATTCTTGGTGGGCGCTGCTCTTACGTGAGGCGCAACTGGTCGCAAAGGATCACAGTTTATTGTTGACCTTGTTGATAGCGCCTTTGCTCTACGCTTTTTTCTACGGGAGTATTTATTCCAACAAAGCAGAAGAACAAGTTCCGATTGACATAGTTGACAATGACCAAACAGGTTTATCCCATACCTATATCCAGGAGCTACGTAACACCCAAATGGTTCAAATCCGGGCCCTGGTTCCCTTCGAAACGGCGCAGGAAAATATGTACAAGGGCATCACGCAAGGATACCTTTTGATTGAAAAAGGCTTGGAAAAGAAAGTTATGTCTTTACAAGGATCGAAAGTAGTGCTGGTTTTAAATGCCGCTAGGTTCTTACCCTCCAGTGACCTGCTACAGAATATTACAACCGTTACTTTAACCGTCGGTGCTGGCGTTCGATTACAATACAATCAAAAGCAAGGTATGAGCAGCGACATCTCGATGCGGGAAGTTGCGCCGGTAAGTGTCGATTATCACCCCTTATTCAATCCGGGTAGCAATTACGGAACTTTTTTAATCCCGGGTTTACTGGCCCTAATATTACAGCAAACGCTGCTCATAGGGCTGTCTGGCGGTGTTGCGGCAGAGCGCCAACATGGGCGGATAAAGGACTGGATTAATACTGCTAATGGCAATGTGTCAACAGCCATTTGGGGTAAAGGTCTTTTCTACTTTATACTCTTCGGGATATACGGCTATTTCTTTATGAATGTCAATTACCGCGTGCTTGGATTCAGCGTACTTGGGAACGGCTTAGAGTTGGGCGCCATGATTCTACTGTTCATCCTGACCTTGATACCCATGGGGATTTTTATCGGCTCTCTATTTAGATCACAATTATTATGTACACAGGTAATGGCATTCTCCACATACCCCGTATTCCTGGTCACCGGTTATACTTGGCCCTTGCAAGAATTACCGGCGCCATTACAAGTAATATCAGCATTGTTGCCAACGACGCCATTTATTAACCTTTATACCGCGATCGTACAGCAAGGCGCGGGTATCAACGACAGGTTACCTTCCTTGGTACACTTATGCGCATTATGGGTAATGTACAGTTTTGTATGTATTTGGTGGCTAAGAAGGATCCGGGAAAGGGATTCCCACGTAAAATTAGCGGTAGGTGCATAGCAGTACGCAAATAACTTTACGCCAACCATGAATTACCGGCAACAACGGATTCGATAAAAACCAGTAACTTGGGAACGGAAAATAAAAGATATGAAAGTACCAGGACCTATAGGTGTATTTGATTCGGGATATGGCGGATTAACCGTATTAAAAGAATTTGTAAAAAGGCTGCCGACGTACGATTATTTATACCTGGGCGATAATGCGAGGGCACCCTACGGCACCCGTTCATTCGATACCGTTTACAATTACACGTTGGAATGTGTACGGCATTTATTT includes the following:
- a CDS encoding FAD-binding and (Fe-S)-binding domain-containing protein, with protein sequence MLKRESLEQLSSQLTGTLYTDETMRILYATDASAYREMPLAVAIPANEEDIRKLVLFAREHKTALIPRTAGTSLAGQVVGKGIVVDVSRTFTKILELNKEESWVRVQPGVIRDELNMFLKPHGLFFGPETSTANRAMIGGMVGNNSCGSNSVVYGSTRDHLISVKGILSDGSDIEFKTLDIESFHAKCEGDEELLETKIYRQIRHILSNTHNQENIRKEFPKKSIKRRNTGYAIDLLLDTAPFTAGCKDFNFCELIAGSEGTLLFITEIKLHVNPAPPKEAGLMCIHFNTIDEALKANVIAMQYKPSASELIDHYILECTKDNIEQSKNRFFVQGDPGAILVIEFCRDNREDIIEVASRMQKAIQEAGYGYHFPILFGDDTKKIWTLRKAGLGLLSNLPGDEKAVPVIEDTAVDVEDLPGFIAEFNQILKGYGLHAVHYAHAGSGELHLRPIINLKTKEGNALFRSIAQEIAKLVKKYHGSLSGEHGDGRLRGEFIQQMIGEENYQLLRQLKYTWDPANIFNPNKIVDTPSMNSMLRYEPGAVAPDLKTVFRFPNQTVLQHAEQCNGSGDCRKTQLSGGTMCPSYMATRNEKDTTRARANILREFLTHSPKENKFDHQEIYEVLDLCLACKGCKSECPSNVDMAKLKMEFLQHYYDANGVPFRNKLIANFSSLSGLSATAPGIYNWMVKNKATSSIIKKISGFAGGRSLPGLYNTTLRKWYGKHARHAGTAAKKVYMFCDEFTNFNDTEIGIKAVQLLEKLGYQVLMIEHPESARALMSKGMLRKAKQIAEENVRIFSGIIREETPLLGVEPSAILSFRDEYPDLVDASLGKQAHELAKHVYLIDEFLANELSQGRIQAEQFTTETKHIKLHGHCQQKALSGIAYAQKILSLPKNYTVDIIPSGCCGMAGSFGYEKEHFDLSMQIGEMVLFPAVRNAGAGTIIAASGTSCRHQVKDGTGIIAKHPVEILFDALVD
- a CDS encoding ABC transporter permease, which translates into the protein MIRSVLNICTREWKRILTRPDHYIVLILMPPLLFIFYALIYQNQKAYDLPVVIWDEDHSALSRQLTFMLEQTESIHITGQVNGMEELKTLMQKGKISGAVHFPARMERDIKSRHPVTIPVFTNASALVPGKLIYSDASTVLITAASGVILQKFQKLGMTEAKAMALVMPIQLDTYRLYNPAYNYQQYLVPGLITVALQMMIIMVSVLAINTEWNEGSMQELHGLSNGSAGNIILGKTLAHLGISWINFILVVGILFPYFNLSRSGHHLELFILFNFLSLACTGIGFMISVLAQDTMLAADVGLFYTSPAFVFSGFTFPRWAMPWYDQYYAQLMPYTSFLDGFFQVYFMGLPLSYAGIYMLKMSLFIGFTYFIAVFFLQQRFKKQLAYAAS
- a CDS encoding DUF72 domain-containing protein; protein product: MDFGRVKPEQLAEIDFKLPSEPIFNAGALKGHPVAQPKIWIGASNWGSKEWVGPVYPRGTKEADYMEQFTKQFGCFELNATHYKIYDHATIRKWAARAAGTSFQFCPKLPQTISHFSQLRQTRDLTNAFIDSIAAFEEHLGPVFMQLSERFSPGRMDELLQYLENFPKIVPFYLELRHPGWFEQLQTWEQLISELKKMEVGLVITDTAGRRDCAHMHLTTPRTFVRFVGNNGHPTDYERTEDWTNRIRYWISKGLESVHLFMHMHDNQQIPQIARHIGMALERQCGIPVIKPTIKDEPRQLSLL
- a CDS encoding TolC family protein; translated protein: MNWKFPLACVALLAINQGTAAQSGSTSLSRCLQIAHRNNLSINQARKSLDAREYRVKAENATYFPKVDLLAGYNYLGKPLEINLGQVRDGVVNGSSAQSAAAANEVYKQITGNNLPADVQQNIQNISKNVIGAIYPDYNPALAKQQYFTSSLVVRQPIYLGGKLAVARDVAKAEYSSGQANIDFVSQELDYAVTVQYIRILYYNSLLKSQRGILEIMERYERMAASLVKNDIIPPFQKNWATVAVAHAKTRVNNQDMERNNAMIELKRLLQLPQDSLLDIRDTLHYLQYSPAPPPVTDFWRNSATYKLVETKTALASSAVKASKSFQMPNIFAIANVQLYQNDLPITIPPWLVGVELQWNLFSGFANSRRVKAAKELLDASELANEETRQKLEAGAAIARNQVLMLQKDIETLAIASEQAKLTTKLVGERVDNQMSSIKDVNDALLVEEEIGKAYNAAVLGYWIALATYYNILGTPQQIVAFIP
- a CDS encoding HlyD family secretion protein; translation: MKQLKQYWALLVPIAILLVAVLYLVKEPAVDSSLPIGMVDASYVDVAAEFPGRLDSLHVAEGDTVKKGQLLGVLRTTEIDAIRNQALAAIEAAEGQVKLLEKGARPEVIQSAGKLYKIAQDQYDLAQKTYQRMERLYNDSVVSGQEKDIIYFKYQAAKKEMEIAKLNQEMLEKGAQPEMLQTATAILKQAQQGYELTKALSDNTRIYAPANGIISSLIIHEGEIVSIGYPMMTLQKNDSYIIRFNLRQDIGGKLPLGTAAKVTVPGCDPELFDVKVSSIAPSLTFANWVPTNQKGSFEMRTFTIEFKPANPAAIQGLRPGMTAALHLP
- a CDS encoding ABC transporter permease, translating into MQHLEHHHTNSWWALLLREAQLVAKDHSLLLTLLIAPLLYAFFYGSIYSNKAEEQVPIDIVDNDQTGLSHTYIQELRNTQMVQIRALVPFETAQENMYKGITQGYLLIEKGLEKKVMSLQGSKVVLVLNAARFLPSSDLLQNITTVTLTVGAGVRLQYNQKQGMSSDISMREVAPVSVDYHPLFNPGSNYGTFLIPGLLALILQQTLLIGLSGGVAAERQHGRIKDWINTANGNVSTAIWGKGLFYFILFGIYGYFFMNVNYRVLGFSVLGNGLELGAMILLFILTLIPMGIFIGSLFRSQLLCTQVMAFSTYPVFLVTGYTWPLQELPAPLQVISALLPTTPFINLYTAIVQQGAGINDRLPSLVHLCALWVMYSFVCIWWLRRIRERDSHVKLAVGA